The Sphaerospermopsis torques-reginae ITEP-024 genome has a window encoding:
- a CDS encoding DUF4340 domain-containing protein → MKRTTLTLVILALGLSGFVYFDEIRRKNQPQQFAQSHLNKINQGNRQNQQTQTTKQQIFSFNVEDVQSIDIKTKDYTLNLEKSQKLEAPKWSIKLPKSPKPEPAKEAIVSYLTDLLVKGKSESSVSISPNQLSEFGLDKPQATIDIKLKNQKNHQVILGKPNFNNSFLYVQADPVIDNNGNTQVLLVSKDFANAVNRELSEWQEISQASANKANEKNSEKSGKQPSEEPDQQAKRAEQNTKLELAPIPIDPNPAHTK, encoded by the coding sequence ATGAAACGCACAACTTTAACTTTAGTAATTTTAGCCTTGGGTTTAAGTGGTTTTGTCTATTTTGATGAAATTAGACGGAAAAATCAACCACAGCAATTTGCACAAAGTCACCTCAATAAAATAAATCAGGGAAATCGGCAAAATCAGCAAACTCAGACCACTAAACAACAGATTTTCTCATTTAATGTTGAGGATGTTCAATCTATAGATATTAAAACCAAGGACTACACTTTAAATTTAGAAAAAAGTCAGAAACTAGAAGCGCCAAAGTGGTCAATTAAATTACCAAAATCTCCCAAACCAGAACCTGCAAAAGAGGCTATAGTTTCTTATTTAACGGATTTATTGGTGAAAGGTAAAAGTGAAAGTAGTGTATCAATTTCACCTAATCAATTGAGTGAATTTGGTTTAGATAAACCTCAAGCTACTATTGATATTAAATTGAAAAATCAAAAAAACCATCAAGTAATTTTAGGGAAACCTAATTTTAACAACTCTTTCTTATACGTCCAAGCTGATCCTGTGATTGACAATAATGGAAATACTCAGGTTTTATTAGTTTCTAAAGATTTCGCTAATGCTGTCAATCGGGAATTATCAGAATGGCAAGAAATATCTCAAGCATCTGCTAACAAAGCTAATGAAAAAAACAGTGAAAAATCTGGTAAACAACCCAGTGAAGAACCTGATCAACAAGCTAAACGAGCTGAACAAAATACTAAATTAGAACTTGCACCAATACCCATAGATCCTAATCCCGCCCATACTAAATAA
- a CDS encoding GldG family protein, whose product MKKIPKKNFANLLFLLGPFLLALGLTVGVILDKWDILPLVFIIAGLLICIGWVFFQAQKNQLWKQRSTVSTTNALVATLAVLTILGLINFLGTRYQLRLDLTETQLFTLAPQSQELLRTLPKPAKVWLFTREQNLQDEQLLENYRRQTPKFNFEYIDPQTRPGLAEKFGVKDFGEVYLEFDNQRQLVQTVNEYERLSEVRLTSRLQQITSNNTAKVYFLQGHGELEFTDAKNAISQAVQGLADKNFTALPLSLTEQTTVPEDAAVVVVAGPKRELLAGEVTALQDYLNRGGNLMLMVDPNTDPKIDDLLQDWGVKLDNRLAVDVSGTTLGLGPAAPAVTEYGQHPITKDFGNGISFYPLARPILIEPTPNVQSTPLLRTKSYPNSWAETDQQNENLEFNEGQDLKGPLTLGVALTRTLSSPSPTSTASPSPTPTASPFPTPTASPSPTPTASPSPTSTLSPTPTPSPTVSPTKENSQNQSKESRLVVFGNSDFARDGLFQQQLNGDVFLNSVTWLSQQDQQPLSIRPKEQTNRRITMSTAKANLLSISSLLLLPFIGLATGAIIWWKRR is encoded by the coding sequence ATGAAAAAAATACCTAAAAAAAATTTCGCTAACCTACTATTTTTGCTTGGTCCATTCTTATTAGCCCTTGGTTTAACAGTTGGGGTAATATTAGATAAATGGGATATATTACCTCTAGTATTTATCATCGCAGGTCTTTTGATTTGCATTGGTTGGGTATTTTTCCAAGCCCAAAAAAATCAATTATGGAAACAACGTTCTACCGTATCTACGACTAACGCCTTAGTGGCAACTTTGGCAGTATTAACAATATTAGGATTAATCAATTTTTTAGGTACACGGTATCAGTTAAGATTAGATTTAACAGAAACTCAATTATTTACCCTCGCACCCCAATCTCAAGAATTACTGCGTACTCTACCCAAACCTGCAAAAGTCTGGTTATTTACCAGAGAACAAAATCTGCAAGATGAACAATTACTAGAAAATTATCGTCGTCAAACTCCTAAGTTTAACTTTGAATATATCGACCCCCAAACCAGACCAGGACTAGCAGAAAAATTTGGTGTGAAAGATTTTGGCGAAGTTTATCTAGAATTTGATAATCAGCGCCAATTAGTACAAACAGTCAATGAATATGAACGTCTATCAGAAGTAAGATTAACTAGCCGTTTACAACAAATCACTAGCAACAATACCGCTAAAGTTTACTTTCTGCAAGGTCACGGTGAACTAGAATTTACAGATGCTAAAAACGCAATTTCTCAAGCTGTTCAAGGATTAGCAGACAAAAATTTTACAGCTTTACCTCTGAGTTTAACAGAACAAACAACAGTTCCTGAAGATGCTGCTGTTGTTGTTGTCGCAGGTCCAAAACGAGAGTTATTAGCAGGTGAAGTTACAGCTTTACAAGATTATCTCAATCGTGGCGGTAATTTAATGTTAATGGTTGACCCTAATACTGACCCAAAAATTGATGACTTATTGCAAGATTGGGGTGTAAAATTAGATAATCGTTTAGCGGTTGATGTTTCTGGAACAACTTTAGGACTAGGTCCTGCTGCACCTGCTGTTACAGAGTATGGACAACATCCCATCACTAAAGATTTTGGTAATGGTATTTCTTTCTATCCCCTTGCACGTCCTATATTAATTGAACCAACTCCTAATGTTCAATCTACTCCTTTACTCAGAACTAAATCATATCCTAATAGTTGGGCAGAAACTGACCAACAAAACGAAAATTTAGAGTTTAATGAAGGTCAAGATTTAAAAGGTCCTTTAACTTTAGGTGTAGCATTAACTAGAACTTTATCATCCCCATCTCCCACATCTACCGCTTCCCCATCTCCCACACCTACCGCTTCCCCATTCCCCACACCTACCGCTTCCCCATCTCCCACACCTACCGCTTCCCCATCTCCTACATCTACTCTATCTCCCACACCTACCCCATCTCCTACAGTTTCCCCAACTAAGGAAAATTCTCAAAATCAAAGCAAAGAATCTCGCTTAGTAGTGTTTGGAAACTCAGATTTTGCTAGAGATGGTTTATTTCAGCAACAATTAAATGGAGATGTATTTCTCAACTCAGTCACTTGGTTAAGTCAACAAGATCAACAACCTCTTTCAATTCGTCCCAAAGAACAAACAAATCGCCGTATCACTATGTCAACTGCAAAAGCCAATTTATTAAGTATTTCTTCTTTGTTGCTTTTACCTTTCATTGGTTTAGCTACCGGCGCTATTATTTGGTGGAAAAGAAGATAA
- a CDS encoding ABC transporter permease, which translates to MGIVIANIIAIYRRELQSYFVSPLAYGIAGIFWFISGLFLVMILIGPGGILPTVAAYDVQGQQLGVPVPPIDVPYEFIRAFLDRISWLLLFILPILSMGLYAEERKRGTLELLATSPVTNWAVAVGKLLGILTFFMTMVLPLLGFEAIAISGSNPPMSPVIPILGHVGLILLAAAILSLGMFISSLTDSTLLSAVLTFVVVILLLLIDSISKAIPGPVGDSLAHLSLLKHYNTLIQGIFDSSAFILFISYIILGIFLTAQSIDALRFQRQ; encoded by the coding sequence ATGGGTATCGTCATCGCTAATATAATTGCCATTTATCGCCGAGAATTACAAAGTTATTTTGTATCACCCTTGGCTTATGGTATAGCTGGCATCTTTTGGTTTATTTCTGGGTTATTTTTGGTGATGATTTTAATAGGACCAGGGGGAATTTTGCCCACAGTTGCAGCTTATGATGTCCAAGGGCAACAATTAGGAGTACCCGTTCCCCCCATAGATGTACCCTATGAATTTATCCGGGCATTTTTAGATAGAATCAGTTGGTTATTATTGTTTATTTTACCCATACTTTCAATGGGACTTTATGCCGAAGAACGCAAACGCGGAACATTAGAATTATTAGCCACATCACCAGTTACTAACTGGGCTGTAGCCGTAGGTAAATTATTAGGAATTTTAACATTTTTCATGACAATGGTATTACCATTACTCGGATTTGAAGCCATAGCTATTAGCGGTTCAAATCCTCCCATGTCTCCAGTTATTCCTATTCTTGGTCATGTAGGATTGATATTATTAGCAGCAGCAATTTTATCATTAGGAATGTTCATTTCCTCCTTAACAGACAGCACACTTTTATCAGCCGTTCTCACCTTTGTTGTGGTCATTTTACTATTATTAATAGATTCCATATCTAAAGCTATACCAGGTCCGGTGGGAGACAGTTTAGCTCATCTATCCCTACTCAAACATTACAACACATTAATTCAAGGAATTTTTGATAGTAGCGCCTTCATTTTATTTATTAGTTACATTATCTTAGGCATTTTTCTCACCGCCCAATCAATAGATGCACTGCGTTTTCAACGGCAATAG
- a CDS encoding tetratricopeptide repeat protein has product MSESLPLRDHYLALIDQIVETTLKGKISSVEQVYQMLLQGIASGTGEVFELALSDRLNTIQTQVDNETDELKKAKATRSLRAIKTIQTQWQRWQEQNKATEIIASAVREITLASNEERLAVFLRYTDPNQKYPLNLSQIQQLGKSLQQFGAANSDLTQISTGITQAIAAWQRIQENLLSWMYEQKTSLGFGGVPGEKGPWASWAKLVKSEIPQSFFQTLAIEQSPIEFTQKQQNLTLSDWVELTIVLQFLQRGLVSWFDQQAYDIQAGPKLSISTFLTFAVIWSQLANGWQNQSIIYSNGASQIMLQILRTFAQRPYFPLYGGIFASFSGSYLRDALDYLDEPLRYAEGTQEKARILTLLGYSQRALGNYPRSINFHQQALEIARNAQDTACEIANLNHLSRTYVQEKNYAEAINNSQRALILSRQTGDKTGETNALVNLGYSEVMQAQQLENTEPEVYESAINYLEQGLKLAEKIGDVQTQSLCFSSLGIAYLVTSQYQEAIKYLEQGFRTAQVSGDLYIQGRTLAYLSEAYYNLLNFEKAIYTGCLGMYLLEQISSQEWQQPAGLLTTIKRQLGEDKFQVLLQQNRPKIISVIGVDGYDYLPDLLARY; this is encoded by the coding sequence GTGTCTGAATCTTTACCTTTGCGCGATCACTATCTCGCTTTAATTGATCAAATAGTCGAAACCACCCTGAAAGGCAAAATTAGCTCTGTAGAGCAAGTATATCAAATGTTACTCCAAGGTATTGCTTCCGGTACGGGGGAAGTGTTTGAGTTAGCTTTGAGCGATCGCCTGAATACCATCCAAACACAAGTAGACAACGAAACAGACGAACTCAAAAAAGCCAAAGCCACCCGTAGTTTAAGAGCAATTAAAACTATTCAAACACAATGGCAACGCTGGCAAGAACAAAACAAAGCCACCGAAATCATAGCTTCAGCAGTACGGGAAATTACCCTTGCTAGTAATGAGGAGCGTTTAGCCGTATTCCTGCGCTACACCGATCCCAATCAGAAATATCCCTTAAATTTATCGCAAATACAACAACTAGGCAAATCCTTACAACAATTTGGTGCAGCAAACTCAGATTTAACACAGATATCCACAGGCATAACTCAGGCGATCGCCGCTTGGCAACGCATCCAAGAAAACCTCCTCAGTTGGATGTATGAACAAAAAACCTCTCTCGGTTTTGGTGGTGTACCTGGTGAAAAAGGACCTTGGGCAAGTTGGGCGAAATTAGTCAAAAGCGAAATACCGCAATCATTTTTTCAGACTTTAGCAATAGAACAATCTCCAATAGAATTTACCCAAAAACAACAAAACCTTACCCTCAGTGATTGGGTAGAATTAACAATAGTTTTACAATTCCTACAACGAGGTTTAGTTAGTTGGTTTGATCAACAAGCTTATGATATTCAAGCAGGTCCAAAATTATCTATTTCCACATTTTTAACCTTTGCTGTCATTTGGAGTCAATTAGCAAACGGTTGGCAAAATCAATCAATAATATATAGTAATGGCGCTTCACAAATAATGCTGCAAATTTTGCGAACCTTTGCCCAACGTCCCTATTTTCCCCTCTATGGTGGGATTTTCGCTTCCTTTTCTGGTAGTTATTTACGGGATGCACTGGATTATTTAGATGAACCATTGCGTTATGCGGAAGGAACACAAGAAAAAGCCAGAATCTTAACATTATTGGGTTATTCTCAACGAGCTTTAGGCAATTATCCGCGCTCCATAAATTTCCATCAACAAGCTTTAGAAATTGCCAGAAATGCTCAAGACACAGCTTGCGAAATTGCTAATCTTAACCACCTCAGTCGTACCTATGTCCAAGAAAAAAATTATGCTGAAGCAATAAATAATAGTCAAAGAGCATTAATATTAAGTAGACAAACAGGAGACAAAACCGGAGAAACTAACGCCCTCGTAAACTTAGGTTACAGCGAAGTCATGCAAGCACAGCAATTAGAAAACACTGAACCAGAAGTTTATGAATCAGCAATTAATTATTTAGAACAAGGTTTAAAATTAGCCGAAAAAATTGGTGATGTTCAAACTCAATCTTTATGTTTTAGTAGTTTGGGAATTGCCTATTTAGTCACTTCTCAATATCAAGAAGCAATCAAATATTTAGAACAGGGTTTTAGAACAGCGCAAGTTTCTGGTGATTTATATATTCAAGGTCGAACTTTAGCTTATTTATCAGAAGCTTATTATAACCTTCTCAACTTTGAAAAAGCCATTTATACAGGTTGTTTGGGAATGTATCTATTAGAGCAAATTTCATCCCAAGAATGGCAACAACCCGCAGGTTTATTAACCACAATCAAAAGACAATTGGGAGAAGATAAATTTCAAGTTTTATTGCAACAAAACCGCCCTAAGATCATTTCTGTTATTGGTGTAGACGGTTATGATTATTTACCTGATTTATTAGCAAGATATTAG
- a CDS encoding DUF29 domain-containing protein: MKITNDLASLYEIEYDQWLEQTITVLKQNQWEKLDKDHLIEELEELSRREKKTLERFLEQIIRHLLLLQYWHTEYDYNANHWQAEILSFRTQLNEDLTKNLHNHLQENQFIIYEKALKYVRQKTGYNISFPEKCPYTLPQLLDINWLPENN, from the coding sequence ATGAAAATCACAAATGATTTAGCATCTCTTTATGAGATTGAATATGATCAATGGTTAGAACAAACGATTACAGTTTTAAAACAAAACCAATGGGAAAAATTAGACAAGGATCATTTAATTGAGGAATTGGAAGAATTGAGTCGGCGAGAAAAGAAAACATTAGAAAGATTCCTTGAACAAATTATCAGACATTTACTACTGCTGCAATATTGGCATACTGAATATGATTATAATGCTAATCATTGGCAAGCAGAAATTTTGAGTTTTAGGACTCAACTCAATGAAGATTTAACCAAAAACTTACACAATCATTTACAGGAAAATCAATTCATAATTTATGAAAAAGCACTCAAATATGTGAGACAAAAAACAGGTTATAACATTTCCTTTCCAGAAAAATGTCCTTACACCCTCCCACAATTACTAGATATTAACTGGTTGCCAGAAAATAATTAA
- a CDS encoding succinate--CoA ligase subunit alpha yields MNLKPDSKVLIQGFCEFISATHIAQMKVYGTNLVAGVDPGCGGQKIYGLPVFDLVEEAISQFGQIDTTIICVHPYQVLDAALEAIASNIRQIIIISAGVPPLDMVKLLCTTESHEILLVGPNSPGIIVPGKILLGTQPSEFYTPGSVGIVSRSSTLTYEVAWELTKAGLGQSISVSIGSDAIVGSSFSQWLQILDEDETTEAIVLVGQPGGESEETAARYITEAIDKPVIAYIAGRHAPPNKYWHQTGNIATVVKRDPNFGTTQNKLAAFQTAQVPIAESPAQIPQLLKKVIHN; encoded by the coding sequence ATGAACTTAAAACCAGACAGTAAAGTTTTAATTCAGGGTTTTTGTGAATTTATATCAGCAACTCATATTGCTCAAATGAAGGTTTATGGCACTAATTTAGTAGCTGGTGTTGATCCTGGATGTGGTGGACAGAAAATCTATGGTTTGCCAGTGTTTGATTTAGTAGAAGAAGCTATCTCACAATTTGGGCAAATTGATACGACAATTATTTGTGTCCATCCTTATCAAGTTTTGGATGCAGCTTTAGAAGCGATCGCCTCTAACATTAGACAGATAATTATTATTTCTGCTGGTGTACCACCTTTAGATATGGTGAAATTACTCTGCACTACAGAAAGTCATGAAATTTTGCTAGTAGGTCCTAACAGTCCGGGAATTATTGTTCCTGGTAAAATTCTCTTAGGCACTCAACCTAGTGAATTTTATACCCCTGGATCTGTGGGAATTGTTAGCCGTAGTAGTACCCTGACTTATGAGGTAGCCTGGGAATTAACCAAAGCTGGTTTAGGTCAGTCGATTAGTGTCAGTATTGGTAGTGATGCTATTGTCGGTTCTTCCTTTTCTCAATGGTTGCAAATTCTCGATGAAGATGAAACCACAGAAGCAATAGTTTTAGTCGGCCAACCAGGGGGAGAAAGTGAGGAAACTGCTGCTAGATATATTACTGAAGCTATTGATAAACCCGTTATTGCTTATATTGCAGGTAGACACGCACCACCAAACAAATATTGGCATCAAACAGGAAATATAGCAACCGTTGTGAAACGTGATCCTAATTTTGGCACAACACAAAATAAATTAGCAGCTTTCCAAACTGCACAAGTTCCTATAGCTGAATCTCCTGCACAAATTCCCCAGTTGTTGAAGAAGGTAATACATAATTGA